The genomic stretch TGTGCGGTGGTGCTCACCGTGGCCTTGACTTGCATTTTGCTGCCAACTAAGAAGGCCGGGAGCTGTTCCGGGTCGTCTGGCCCTGTGGTGTCCCTCCCTCATCTGGGGCCTGTTCAAGACTTTTGCCCACCTTCCTGTAGGGTTGCCTGTTGTATGTGTCCTCTGCGAACACCAATTGTATTGCCGCAGGGGTGCTGTTCCACCCGCTGGcttgttcttttctctcataGTAGCATTTTGTAATGATTGAAATTCAATTCTATACAGTTCAGTTTATTAGTCTCTTTCTTATGGTTAGTCCTCTGAGTGCTGCTTAAAATCCCGGCCTGCCCACAGTCGTGAACATACTCCACGATGTCCTCTGGAAGCTTTATCATTGTTCCTTTTACATGTACAGCTACACCCCATCTGGGTATATTTTTTtgcatggtgtgaggtagggaccaattttcattttcttctgcatgTGACTATCCAATTGACCCAGGACAATTGCTTAACAATGTCTTCCTCTCCCCATTCCTCTGTGCTGCTATTCTGTCAGAAGTCAAATGTCCATATGATGCATCTGCTTCCAGACTCTTCAGCTTCGTGAGTCTGTAAGGATGGGAATGACATTAAAACGGAGCTAGTGGCTTGtaagcagagacagaaagtgtaGTGGTCCCCTAGGCTGTGTATGTAACAAATACCACACATCGGGTGGCTCACAACACCCCCTTTTTATTACCTCAGAGTTTCTGAGCCAGGAGTCAGGGCACAGCCGGGCTGTTCTCTGCTCAGGACCTCACGTGACTTCAGCCAAGGTGTCTGCCAGATTGCGTTCCCTTCTGTTAGGGGTCCTCTTTCAAACTTATGTCGTTGTTGGCAGGAATCAGTGTTTCCTTGCTGGCTGGTCTCTTCTCAGCTCCCAGAAGCTACTCTCAAATCCTCACCACGTGGTCCCCTCCATCCTTAAACCCAGCAGCATAGACCATCCCTCTCATGCTTCAAATCTCTTCTGCCAGAACAAGCCTACTCCCTTTAAGGGACCACCTGATTAGGTGAGGCCCACCAGGGAACATTTCCCTATCAGCTGATTCAGCACTTAATCACATCTGCCGATGAAATTCCTGCTCCCACCATTGTGTTGTGGGTGTCTGTCTGGGGGGTATATGACATGTCTTCTCCTGCTCTGTATAGGGAGGCACATCCAGACCTGGAGGAGAGGACCACATGTTGCCGAGAGATGGAAACATATTTGCTCTCATAGCAGTGGAATTGTTGGCTGTGTGCTCAACATGACTCAGCTCAACATGACTCAGCTGCCCGAGGTAATAAGCCCCACAGCCTGGCCTCCCTTGTAGGCAGTCGTGGCCAAGCTAACGATGTCACTAACAGCAGTGGAGTGACACGTGCAATTCCAGGACTGTTTCGGGATTGTGCACGGAAGGATGTTcgggttttttggttgtttgtgttttgttttctcagcttCTGCTCTACACAGACATGTGGTTGTGATCTGAATCCTCTTGGACCAGACAGCTGAGGGCCGTACCCCAGAGGCGATGAAGACAAAGCAGAAGGAGGCTGGCTCCTCGGATAATCTCCTGAAAGGGAGCTGCCATGCCGGACAGATGGCCTCTCTCCGACTTTCCACGCAGGGGAGAATTAAACCTTACGTGTTCAAGCCACTTTTGTTCTGTCAAACGCTTTCAAACCTGAGCTCAGTTAATACTCATGGCAACTAATTTGAGTCAGACTTCCTACTgttaaaccagccttgcattcctCTGGTAAATCTACTTTGGTCataaatttttgtgttttgcttgtATGCATGTTTCACATTGCCGGATTTAATCTTTAgattattatttatgatttttactaTGATCATAAACAAATTTAGCCTACAACTTGCCCCTTCTTGTGCTGTCCTTTCCCAATCTTGATTATCAAAGTGATTTTAGCTTCACTAGATGATTTGGGCAGGTGTTTCTTGTTTCTAGTTTCTGAAACAGTTGATTCAGAATCGCGATGTTATACTTATCAAATATTTCAGAGACCACCCTCTAAAATTCGATGTGTATATTTTGAATTATCTTTAATGGGCAGAGATTTGTTTTTCCAGATagttatgtttacttttttgcttctgtttttaaaaaccaaatgatGGACTTCGTTTGGATTTCACCAGGTTTCCTGCTAAGGTACTTGTTATGAGCCAGGACCCAGTCCCGGATCCCACagggattttgttttctcatgattacatTGTGGTGgtggatttggggggagggaattCTATGCCCTCGATGCTGTATGTCAGGGGGCCTGGGCTGGTGCTACAGCTTGTAGCAGTGACATTAACCTTCATCTCTGTCAAGGTTTACACTGCAAAATTGCGATTTTCCGTTTGTATTTGAGGAATGCTTTAAGGCTGCCCAAACATCCCATTCTCCTTAAGCTTTTACCCGCTAATTCTAGCTTCCATGGGTGGATCTTGCCTACAGCGGTTATCACCACGGTTTTGTAGAGGTGATTTTAAAATTGCCTTCCATCCAACCATTTTACGTGTCTTGATCAGAATATTACCGTAAAGAAGAgttgcctgtttccttccttccttccttccttccttccttccttccttccttccttctttctttctttctttccttattaaaagattttatttttttacgtgatgtctacacccactgtggggctcgaaccctcaaccccaagatcaagagttgcccgCTTCtccgactcagccagccaggtgcccccttcccacatttatttatttattcaatcatttgcTTATGGACTTGTAGATATCTTCCCCTCCGGGTTTTAATCAAATactagtattatttattttcttattcaaattGTTTCAGCTTTGGCCGGTGAGCGCTCTTTCTGATTGGTTCCTGTGTCCTTGAGATATGCCTCGCTCAAATTTGttcttcttctcccctcccaaGATTGTTTATTCTGggccttttgcatttccatatgactTTTAGGATCATTTATcaggttctgtttttttttattttattttatttcttttttttaatttttaaaaagtgctttattttatttttgagagacagagagagacaacatgagtgggggaagagcagagagagagagagacacaggatccgaagcaggctccaggctctgagccatcagcacagagcccgatgcggggctcaaacccacagattgTGAaatcgtgccctgagctgaagttggtcgcttaaccaactgagccacccaggcacccttcaggtTCTGTTTTTTCAAAAAGGTAACTGAGATTTGACAGGGATTTCATTGTCTCTGCAGACCAGTTAGGGAATGGTGCTATGTTCCCAGGattaagtcttctgatccagGATCACaggtgtctttccatttatttccgtactttatttctttcatttcatcatGGTGTTCTCAGTGTGCAAGCAATAAATACCTTTTGTTGCATGTACTCCttacgatttcattctttttgaagtcATTACAAATCAAATGgtttccttaatttcattttcagatagtTCACTGATAGTATGTAGAACTGTAATCCCTTTTTGTATGTTTATCAGTGTTCTTAGGTCttataggtttttctttcttaggattttctacatacaagatGATATTATCCGTGAATAAatgtagttttgctttttctccaaCCCGggcaccttttatttctttttcttgcccatttctttattcgatttattcaattttttaaaaagtgaatcttTGAAgttcttattttgagaaagagagaaagcaagcaggggaggggcagagagggaatcccaagaaggctctgtgcaggaccccaggtggggctggatccatgaactgtgagatcatcacctgagcagaaactaagagttgtacacttaaccgactgagccacccgggcgcctccaATTTTTTCTATCTGAGCATAGTTAACACACGATATAATAGCTGATTTCAatctttgtctagtaagtccaACAATGGGGCTTCCTGAGGGGCAGGAATACATTGtcctattgtgtgtgtgtgtgtgtgtgtgtgtgtgtgtgcgcacgtggcaaatttttgttgaaaggtcaacattttaggggtgcctgggtggctcggtgaagcgtcccactcttgattccagctcaggtcatgatctcacagtttgtgagatcaagccccacattgggctctgggctcacagagcggagcctgcttgggactctctctctccctctctctctgcccctcccctacttgtgctctctctccctctctctctctctcaaaataaataaataaacttaaaaaaaaggcagatcaACATTTTAGGTAATATAACATGGCAAGTCTGGAAATCAGATTCCCTTTTCCCCAGAGATTGgctgctgcttctctttctttatttagTGACTTTCCCGAACTCATTCTATAAATTAGAAGTCAATTGTCCTTGTCGTGGTGGCCATAGAAACTTCTGCTTGGTTGCTGAGCAGGTCAGCTTATGTTTGGGAGAAGATGTCCTTAAATACTTTGAGCCAATAAGCGCTCCGGACTTTACTGAGAAGGACATCAGTGCCCCAGCAGGGTGGTTCTGAGTTCACCTTCAGTTCCTGCTCGTGCCGAGTCTCAAGGTCAGCCGGAGGTGAGAGAttcaccccccaacccccgcccaccCAGGTCCTTGCTGGGCACAAGTCCCTGCACACGCACGTGGCCTTTGGCTCCTTGGGAACGCACTCACACGTCCCCCTGGTCTGTAGGCTGGTCTCTCACAGCCCACGTGCTGGTGTTCAGACTGTAACAGTGCccagggggccgggggggggggtggatggcGAGCGAAAAGGCCACAGACGCCCTATTCTCATCCGGATTCAACCGGTTTATGAACAAACGCGCTCCCAATTGTCGAGGCCTTAGGGGGAGTTTCTAGAACTTTAAAAAGCTGATGTTGATGATTTTTGTGAGTGGCCCCCTTGCTTTTGTGGAGGAGCATCATTCTGAAAATGCTTCTTCTCGGGCAGGGCTTTCAAACTTTCTCTCAGTCCAGGTAACGACCGACGACGAGCCTGCTTGTGACATCCGTGTGCGGGCGGGCGGATTTTGTTGGTTTGCTCCGTTCGCTGAGGTGGCTTCGTGCAGAAGCCGTTTCCCCCGCCTGCTCCCTTGGTGTCGCGGGGCCTCGTGCCCTGTCGTGGAAACACATTTCAAGCCCGTTTACATCACATTCCGCATCTGGGAGCCAGCCCCCAGGCAGCCGCGGCATTAGCTAACCTCGATTACTGGTTTGGGTCATGTTGTTCACTTTTGGGCCCCTGGAAAATTCCATTACTGTTTTGCAAGCTCAGCTCTCTTTAAGAGATGTGTGTCATATATTACCTGGCCATTCTAAGCTATTTCGTAAATAGGAGGGTTCTCGGGTTATCTCGACTGGAATCTTCCTGGACaggagagctctctctctctttaacactcacgcaaacacacacacacacacacacacacacacacacacacctgccaggCAGGGGGCGCTAAGCCGTGACAGGGACAGTGCGTGTGGTTCCCCAGCATGCGGACAGGTGAGAGTCTGACCTGGGTTCGGGGGTCTTCACGTGGTCCCCTCCAGAGGTGATTAGTGAGACAGGGATGAGGTTTCTGGGGTGTGTGGACAGCCAAGGGTTCCTGGAGTCCCAGGGCCTCTGCCCACCAGACAGGGGCCTGCCTTTGCTGAAGCAGGACCTTGGAGGCTTCAGGACTATTTGGGGGCCTCAGGAGCACCCCCTCAGCGTTCAGAGACAGCGAATGTGTCACCCCGAGGTGAGGGTGTTAGGAGGGGGGGCCTTGGGGAGCTGACCGTGTCTGAAGGGGGGGCCCACGATGGGGCTGGTGCCCTTGTgcaagaccccagagagctctcttgtcCCTTCTTGCACGTGAGGACACAGGAGAACACATGAATCTGGAAGACGGATCTATGAATCCGGTCTATGAATCTGGAAGACGATCCCCACTGGGTTCTGAATCTGCCGGTGCCCCACTCTGGACTCCTGGCCTCCGGAGTACGAGGGGTGAGCGTGTGCTGTTGATGTGTCCCCGTCAGCTGAGTAGCCCCAGCAGGCACAGAGGACGTGTCCCCAGCGGGCACAGAGGACGTGTCCCCAGAGGACACAGAAGACGCGTCCCCAGAGGACACAGAGGACGCATCCCCAGTGGGCACAGAGGGCACATCCCCAGCAGGCACAGAGGATGCGTCCCCAGAGGACACAGAAGACGCGTCCCCAGTGGGCACAGAGGGCATGTCCCCAGCAGGCACAGAGGACGCATCCCCAGAGGACACAGAAGACGCGTCCCCAGAGGACACAGAGGACACATCCCCAGTGGGCACAGAGGGCACATCCCCAGCAGGCACAGAGGACGCATCCCCAGAGGACACAGAAGATGCGTCCACCGAGGACACAGAGGACGCGTCCCCAGTGGGCACAGAGGGCATGTCCCCAGCGGGCACAGAGGATGCGTCCCCAGAGGGACAGAGGGCGTGTCCCCAGAGGACACAGAGGATGTGTCCCCAGAGGGCACAGAAGGCATGTCCCCAGCAGGCAGAGAGGGCACGTCCCCAGAGGACACAGAGGACGCGTCCCCAGTGGGCACAGAGGGCATGTCCCCAGCGGGCACAGAGGGCACATCCTGGGAGGGCCCAGGACGAAGCTGGCACTCCCAGCAGCCACCCCGTTTGTATAAGAGGACTTTccgagctgggggtggggacgaTGGGAGGGCTGGCCAAGGACGCCCAGTGGGGTGACAGGGTCCAAATCCAGAGGGAGAGGTGTGAGGACCAAGGGAGAACGGTGGTGGGTCGTTCAGACGGTGGATGTTTCCTTAGAAGAAGTGTGTGGGGACATCCCAGTCATCGGGATATAAATACCACGTCTCCCTCACCCCTGGCACTTgaacgtatatacatatatgggcacacaattctacttttcttttttccccgcTTTCCAGCCATTCAGTGGTTTTTATAAGCTCTAAATTTAGAAAGCAACAGAGTGTCTGGGACCGGGCTGCAGGCACTGGGGTTTCTGGGGCCCTGTTTCTGCCACAGCGACCGTTAGGAAGGCCGGCGAAGGATGAGGCCCCAGGGGGTGGAACCGGGTCTCGGCCTCCTCCTCAGCGCTCTTGTCCCCAGGGACCACTCGGGGTCTGTGTCACTCGGACCTCCCGGCCCCCCTAGGGCCTCCCTTGCTCCCTGGGTGTCCCAGCCGCGGGGCGCACGGCGTGTGCGTTCTCAGGCAGCGCTGGTCGGTGAAagcctgtggggggaggggaagggccggGGCCGGGCCCTGGGGCCTCAGAGAAGGCAGAGATGGCCGTGAGCCTCCCCAGGGGACAGCTGACTTCCAGGGCGGGGCGAGTCCTGCCCATCGACACTGGCGCACCGGGCAGACGGAGCCTCTGGTCCAGCGGGGGGTCCGAGCGGCCCCAGCAGCACCCACGCGCTCTTGTCTCAGGAAGCGCACCTTGCCCGGGCACGGGTCCCGGTGAGTCTGCGACCTCCGTCCCTGCGGAATCTTCCGGAAAGGGAGCGGTGCCATCGACCACAGCCCCACGGCCCCGACGGATCTCAGGACCGTGACAAGCACTCGCCGCGCCCCGTCCTCTGTCTTGCCTGCCCCGGGGCCGGGACTCCTCCTGGTCCAGCTGACCTGACAGCCTGGGTCCTACGCCTTTTCAGGCCGTCAACCCCAAGCTTACCCGTTCACAGCTACAGCCGGGCACTCGAGCACAGCAGGTGCACACGCGGGCGTGTCCCAGTCCCTGGCATCCCAGACACCAGACTCCTCAGGCTCGGCCGCCGCCAGAGTCAGCCTTTCGCGCCTGGGGGTCTCCTGGCACAGTCCGGCGAGAGCGACCAGGCAGGACCGTCCGGAACTCATGAGGGCTCTTCCTAGCGTGACCTCGGTGACACGCGTCCTCTGGGCACCAGAACGTCTGAACCCACACGGCcaaaggtgggggggtggggggctcacaGTCACTCGGGATGGGTGGGACCACCTGTGTGCCCGCCCGCTTCCCGAATCCGTGGATGCTACTAACGCGGCCACAGCGCCACCCACCTGTGGCTGGCTCTGGGAGGAGACCGCGGGCAGAGGAGCGGCTCCGCATTCACAAAACGCCGTGTCTGCGCCGCATCTATAGGGGCCCGTCGTTCGGGGATCCCGGGTGCGGTGCTGGAAAAGCAGGAAGAGGAAGCCCGCGCCTGGAGCGCACGCCAGGCCCCAGGTGGAGAGCCGGCCTTCCCAGCCCGGAAACGGTTCCACGGGACAAGGGCCGCCGAGCGGCCGGTTGGTATCTTTGCGGGCTGGTGTCGCGGCAGGGCCCAGGGTCAGTCTCCGATACCGAGACGGGTATCGGACGGGTCCAGACGATGGCGCCCACGTGCAGCCCAGCGGTGCCCCCTGGCGCTTGATCCCCGCGTCCGTCGCTCGAACTCGGaggaagctgggggaggaggtggtggggagccGGTCCAGGCACCCCGCGCCCTCGGCTGCTGGTGCCCTCGCACAGCGGAAGCTCCCCGCGCGTGCCGACGGGGGCCTGCGTGCCCACCCTCAGAGGCCCGTGCGCGCGCCCCGTGCCCAGCGCACCCTGTCCCTGAGCAGCTCCCCCCGCCGCGGCCCACTGTCCGCGAATCAGCCCGTCTGCTCCTGGGGCCGCTTCTCCCCACACAAAGCTCGGCCcatcggggggtgggggcgccctCCCTGCTTCCACCTGTGCCTGCAGGGCCCGGTCCCCTTGCGGCTGGCGCCGCGGTTCCTAGGCTAAAGCCCCGAACCCCCACGGGGTGGCGGTAGGAGGCAGCACCTCGGGGGGGGGTCATTCGGGTGAGATGAGGTCACGGGGTGAGCCCCCCGGGGGAGCAGGAGAAGACTGAGCTCTCCCCCCTTTctcccgccccccctcccacctcctcgaCCCGTGAGCAAGAGGGCAGCCGCCTGTCAGGAGGGGAGCGCTCACGGAAACGGAACGTGCTGG from Panthera leo isolate Ple1 chromosome C1, P.leo_Ple1_pat1.1, whole genome shotgun sequence encodes the following:
- the LOC122228202 gene encoding uncharacterized protein LOC122228202, with the protein product MSAVAFSAPRHGIPRLPGGTSRRPVPESPPSSPRVCPALRRPGGRGLFRGDGPTCNNPAKATIVLSQWHRTFRGWGLGAPQRSLPGRPPRAGVEQPAGLPSPAGHDAGRPARSGRPAPGTLLRILSLRHHLPADPRPGPAGTSTLSTRHLSPCTAPGIPERRAPIDAAQTRRFVNAEPLLCPRSPPRASHRRSGAQRTRVTEVTLGRALMSSGRSCLVALAGLCQETPRRERLTLAAAEPEESGVWDARDWDTPACAPAVLECPAVAVNGARGPATPREQAGETASARSHLSERSKPTKSARPHTDVTSRLVVGRYLD